The Opitutaceae bacterium genome has a window encoding:
- a CDS encoding (deoxy)nucleoside triphosphate pyrophosphohydrolase — protein MIDVVCALIEREGRILAAKRAADGSQPLLWEFPGGKIEPGESPQSALVREIREELGIAIDPHTSLPAVVHVYPELTLTLRPWLCRLTAGEPIAHEHAAIRWCGPGELRDLDWAPADIPVLEEFLSRGMSKG, from the coding sequence TTGATTGACGTTGTCTGCGCCCTGATCGAGAGGGAAGGCCGCATCCTTGCGGCCAAGCGGGCCGCCGACGGATCCCAACCCCTGCTTTGGGAATTCCCCGGCGGCAAGATCGAGCCCGGAGAATCGCCCCAGTCGGCCCTTGTCCGGGAAATCCGGGAAGAGCTCGGCATCGCCATCGACCCGCACACTTCGCTGCCCGCCGTCGTTCACGTCTACCCGGAACTGACCCTCACCCTGAGACCCTGGCTTTGTCGATTGACCGCGGGCGAACCCATCGCACACGAACACGCCGCCATCCGCTGGTGCGGACCCGGCGAGCTTCGAGACCTCGACTGGGCGCCCGCGGACATCCCGGTGTTGGAGGAATTTCTCAGCCGCGGCATGTCGAAAGGGTAG